In the genome of Streptomyces sp. V2I9, one region contains:
- a CDS encoding nitroreductase family protein yields MRDSSTSNDCADASAHPVVGWAGASAHPTTADARAHPATGDLDTVARVIHSRRSVRHYLPDPIPVGLLRRLTDLALQAPSSFNLQARSVVTVADATGLRALTAATGGQPHPQEAPVMLVFVAESAAHREDRGDIWETARANGAWSEEYAAASPGDVRRFQEDLETRGLAREYAVKDAMIAASFLMIAAEAAGLATSPMNGWDEDAVKKAIGIDGRDHLHIALLMSLGRPAETRTHPGRRDRALTCFSETFGR; encoded by the coding sequence ATGAGAGATAGTTCGACGTCGAATGATTGTGCCGACGCCTCGGCCCACCCGGTCGTGGGGTGGGCCGGTGCCTCGGCCCACCCCACGACCGCCGACGCGCGGGCCCACCCCGCGACCGGCGACCTCGACACCGTCGCCCGCGTCATCCACTCCCGCCGCAGCGTCCGCCACTACCTGCCCGACCCGATACCCGTCGGCCTCCTGCGGAGGCTGACGGATCTCGCGCTCCAGGCGCCCTCCAGCTTCAATCTCCAGGCGCGCTCCGTCGTCACCGTCGCGGACGCGACCGGCCTCCGTGCGCTCACCGCCGCGACCGGCGGGCAGCCCCACCCGCAGGAGGCGCCGGTGATGCTCGTGTTCGTCGCGGAGTCGGCCGCCCACCGGGAGGACCGCGGCGACATCTGGGAGACGGCCCGCGCCAACGGGGCCTGGTCCGAGGAGTACGCGGCCGCCTCGCCCGGGGACGTGCGGAGGTTCCAGGAGGACCTGGAAACCCGGGGGCTCGCGCGGGAGTACGCGGTGAAGGACGCCATGATCGCCGCCTCCTTCCTGATGATCGCCGCCGAGGCCGCCGGGCTCGCGACCAGCCCCATGAACGGATGGGACGAGGACGCCGTCAAGAAGGCCATCGGCATCGACGGCCGCGACCACCTCCACATCGCCCTGCTCATGTCCCTCGGCCGCCCCGCCGAGACCCGCACCCACCCGGGCCGCCGGGACCGTGCGCTGACCTGCTTCAGCGAGACGTTCGGGCGGTGA